From Deinococcus reticulitermitis, the proteins below share one genomic window:
- a CDS encoding response regulator transcription factor, with protein sequence MSHVVVIEDEGTVRDVLRFHLERAGLQVSAFASTREADEAGTLHRADALVLDWMLPGESGLSYLRRLRADAELRRLPVLMLTARAAEAERVEGLETGADDYLTKPFSAAELVARVRALLRRSQPDTPQTLGNGPLTVDLAAAEARVNGRALALTRREFDLLAFLTQNAGRVYSRTELLDRVWGADFLGGERTVDQHVTQLRAHLGDDPGKPSFLETVRGKGYRMRAWAAQGAARPEVTR encoded by the coding sequence ATGAGCCACGTCGTTGTCATTGAGGATGAAGGCACTGTCCGCGACGTGCTGCGCTTTCATCTGGAGCGCGCGGGGCTGCAGGTCTCGGCCTTTGCCAGCACCCGCGAGGCCGACGAAGCGGGCACGCTGCACCGTGCCGACGCCCTGGTGCTCGACTGGATGCTGCCGGGCGAGAGCGGCCTGAGCTACCTGCGCCGGCTGCGTGCCGACGCCGAACTGCGCCGGCTCCCGGTCCTGATGCTCACCGCCCGCGCCGCCGAGGCCGAGCGGGTGGAAGGCCTGGAAACCGGCGCCGACGACTACCTCACCAAGCCCTTTTCCGCCGCCGAACTTGTCGCGCGGGTGCGCGCCCTGCTGCGCCGCTCGCAGCCCGACACCCCGCAGACGCTCGGCAACGGCCCGCTTACCGTCGACCTCGCGGCTGCCGAGGCGCGGGTGAACGGCAGGGCGCTCGCCCTCACCCGGCGCGAGTTCGACCTGCTCGCCTTTCTCACCCAAAACGCGGGACGGGTCTACTCGCGCACCGAGCTGCTCGACCGGGTATGGGGCGCCGACTTCCTGGGTGGGGAGCGCACGGTCGATCAGCACGTGACGCAGCTTCGTGCCCACCTCGGCGACGATCCCGGCAAGCCGTCTTTCCTGGAAACCGTGCGCGGCAAGGGCTACCGCATGCGCGCCTGGGCAGCGCAGGGGGCAGCCCGGCCCGAGGTGACGCGGTGA
- a CDS encoding DR2241 family protein, with protein sequence MRSLVLIGHGSHLNGDSAAAVARYAELLRAQNLFDEVIEAYWKEEPSLRQVLRTTASSDVTLIPLFISEGYFTETVIPRELGLGHQGPVPPEGVGRVIGGRTVRYTLPYGVHPRMAEVILERAREVLPELEEVGQETALIVLGHGTSRNDNSRRVIVRNAERLRERGLFAEVHALFLDEDPRVLSWPERVRAPRVVIVPFFASEGWHTQETIPEELGLRGPQTVFLETPHGPQTVYYAAPVGTHPAVAEVILQLAAEAHGAGDRGGDTEPNHHEAWATFQALAEGGTRVGEVMITPYGGLFELRHMLDEGRPSAELVTFVTPEGLRSKVRRDDGGRHRPVQTLRTLPRGWRAVLNERDLRLGMHFVYPAVVEESYAHHHRNLHCTPWPSTARRQTGLYAKVQRATPDQVEAVARELCSGCLRTRLWGGETLSATFFAGVPGGLPCAEACTCFVAAVREKVGGRAAE encoded by the coding sequence ATGCGCTCTCTCGTTCTGATCGGGCACGGCTCGCACCTCAACGGCGACTCGGCGGCGGCGGTCGCGCGCTACGCCGAACTGCTGCGCGCTCAAAATCTGTTCGACGAGGTGATCGAGGCATACTGGAAAGAGGAGCCCTCGCTGCGTCAGGTCCTGCGGACCACCGCGAGCAGCGACGTGACCCTGATTCCGCTGTTCATCTCGGAAGGCTACTTCACCGAGACCGTGATTCCGCGTGAACTCGGCCTGGGGCACCAGGGCCCGGTGCCGCCCGAGGGGGTAGGGCGCGTGATCGGTGGGCGCACTGTGCGCTACACCCTGCCCTACGGCGTGCATCCGCGCATGGCCGAGGTGATTCTGGAACGTGCACGCGAGGTGCTGCCCGAGCTCGAGGAAGTGGGGCAGGAGACCGCGCTGATCGTGCTCGGGCACGGCACCTCCCGCAACGACAACAGCCGCCGGGTGATCGTCCGGAATGCCGAGCGGCTGCGGGAGCGCGGGCTGTTTGCCGAGGTTCACGCCCTGTTTCTCGACGAGGACCCGCGCGTCCTGTCCTGGCCCGAGCGTGTCCGGGCGCCGCGCGTGGTGATCGTGCCGTTTTTCGCCTCCGAGGGCTGGCACACGCAGGAGACGATCCCTGAGGAACTGGGGCTGCGCGGCCCGCAGACCGTCTTTCTGGAGACTCCACACGGCCCGCAGACCGTCTATTACGCGGCGCCGGTCGGCACCCATCCCGCCGTCGCTGAAGTGATCTTGCAACTCGCGGCCGAGGCGCACGGGGCCGGGGACCGGGGCGGCGACACCGAGCCGAACCACCATGAAGCCTGGGCCACCTTCCAGGCGCTCGCCGAGGGGGGGACGCGGGTGGGGGAGGTCATGATCACGCCCTACGGCGGCTTGTTCGAGCTGCGGCACATGCTCGACGAGGGTCGCCCGAGCGCCGAACTCGTCACCTTCGTGACCCCGGAGGGCCTGCGCAGCAAGGTGCGCCGCGACGACGGCGGGCGTCACCGCCCGGTGCAGACCCTGCGTACCCTGCCGCGTGGCTGGCGGGCGGTGCTGAACGAGCGGGACCTGCGGCTCGGCATGCACTTTGTCTATCCGGCAGTCGTGGAGGAAAGCTACGCGCACCACCACCGCAACCTGCACTGCACCCCCTGGCCGTCGACCGCCCGGCGCCAGACCGGCCTCTACGCCAAGGTGCAGCGGGCCACCCCCGATCAGGTCGAGGCGGTCGCCCGCGAGTTGTGCTCCGGCTGCCTGCGCACGCGGCTGTGGGGCGGCGAGACGCTCAGCGCCACCTTCTTCGCCGGGGTGCCGGGCGGCCTGCCCTGCGCCGAGGCCTGCACCTGTTTCGTGGCTGCGGTCCGCGAAAAGGTGGGCGGGCGCGCGGCAGAGTGA
- a CDS encoding AAA family ATPase, which translates to MTGPETPPQAPTTDIRLPELCLVALIGAAGAGKSTFAARHFGAQEVLSGDVTQPGAFQSLLEQAGERLAHGRLTVLDAAAVRPEERRRMVALARAHDVEAVALVLDPPRALLEARYAEKERDFPAAVIGQQYAELRRTQGGLNREGFGHAWVLRTPQEVEAARVTRAALPVNRRDLTGPFDLIGDVHGCLGELRALLLKLGYEVKGDQATPPPGRTAAFLGDLVDRGPDSAGVLRLVMNMVASGAALCVPGNHDEKLARALEGKKVQVLHGLDATLTGLEAAGPDFGAEVRTFLEGLPSHLVLDGGRLVAAHAGLPERYQGRESRRVRRFALYGDVDGRTDDLGLPVRGDWAAEYRGEALVVYGHTPVAQARRLNRTVNIDTGCAFGGALSALRYPELEVVSVPAHAQYAVASRPLPTA; encoded by the coding sequence ATGACCGGACCCGAAACGCCGCCCCAGGCCCCGACCACCGACATTCGGCTCCCTGAACTGTGCCTCGTCGCGCTGATCGGAGCGGCGGGGGCCGGCAAGAGCACCTTCGCGGCGCGGCATTTCGGGGCACAGGAAGTGCTGAGCGGCGACGTGACGCAACCGGGGGCCTTCCAGTCGCTACTCGAACAGGCAGGCGAGCGGCTGGCCCACGGACGCCTGACCGTGCTCGACGCGGCGGCGGTGCGGCCCGAGGAGCGGCGCCGGATGGTGGCCCTCGCCCGCGCGCACGACGTGGAAGCGGTTGCCCTCGTCCTCGACCCGCCGCGCGCGCTGCTGGAGGCCCGGTATGCCGAGAAAGAGCGCGACTTTCCCGCTGCCGTGATCGGGCAGCAGTATGCCGAACTGCGCCGCACGCAAGGCGGCCTGAACCGCGAGGGCTTCGGGCACGCCTGGGTACTGCGCACGCCGCAGGAGGTGGAGGCCGCCCGCGTGACCCGGGCGGCGCTGCCCGTGAACCGCCGCGACCTGACCGGCCCTTTCGACCTGATCGGCGACGTGCACGGCTGCCTGGGCGAGTTGCGCGCGCTGCTGCTCAAGCTCGGCTACGAGGTGAAGGGAGATCAGGCCACCCCACCGCCGGGCCGCACCGCCGCCTTTCTGGGCGACCTCGTGGACCGGGGACCGGACAGCGCGGGCGTGCTGCGGCTGGTGATGAACATGGTGGCCTCGGGCGCGGCGCTGTGCGTGCCGGGCAACCACGACGAGAAACTCGCGCGGGCGCTGGAGGGCAAAAAGGTTCAGGTCCTGCACGGCCTGGACGCCACCCTCACTGGGCTGGAAGCCGCCGGCCCTGACTTCGGCGCCGAGGTCCGGACCTTCCTGGAGGGGCTGCCGAGCCACCTCGTCCTCGACGGCGGGCGGCTGGTGGCCGCGCACGCGGGGCTGCCGGAGCGCTACCAGGGCCGGGAATCGCGCCGGGTGCGCCGCTTTGCGCTGTACGGCGACGTGGATGGCCGCACCGACGACCTCGGCTTGCCGGTGCGAGGCGACTGGGCCGCCGAATACCGGGGGGAAGCGCTGGTGGTGTACGGGCATACGCCAGTGGCGCAGGCCCGGCGGCTGAACCGCACCGTCAATATCGACACCGGCTGCGCGTTCGGGGGGGCGCTGAGTGCCCTGCGCTATCCCGAACTCGAAGTCGTGAGCGTGCCGGCCCACGCGCAGTACGCCGTCGCGTCGCGGCCTCTCCCGACGGCTTGA
- a CDS encoding sensor histidine kinase yields MGNGPPLSDRWIDALPQAVLLTRAGRVRRVNAAAVRLWGVTQERAAGRPVLEVVRRHTLESLLGRGGELELEAGGRTLRCSATHDGDDAALIVEDVTEHRRREAELREATAVLSHEFRTPVAALRGVLEALEYDMPPALAQNFVRQGLQETGRLARLVEDLAVGFRPTRARTLPLAEAFARAERLLSAEVTGRQIRLIFGQDHLVRADPDKLLQVLLNLIENALKYGPGAQPIEVVTAMRGTWVEVAVLDLGPPIPDTESLFRAHTRGQGAAGQGSGMGLYIVRSIVQGWGGQAWAERREGRNAFCFTLPGVGGLG; encoded by the coding sequence CTGGGCAACGGGCCGCCCCTGAGTGACCGCTGGATCGACGCCCTGCCGCAGGCGGTGCTGCTGACCCGCGCGGGGCGCGTGCGGCGGGTCAACGCCGCCGCCGTGCGGCTGTGGGGAGTGACGCAGGAACGCGCGGCGGGGCGACCGGTGCTTGAGGTCGTGCGGCGGCACACGCTGGAGAGCCTGCTCGGGCGCGGGGGCGAACTTGAACTCGAAGCGGGCGGGCGCACCCTGCGCTGCTCGGCCACCCACGACGGCGACGACGCGGCCCTGATCGTTGAGGACGTGACCGAACACCGTCGCCGCGAGGCTGAGCTGCGCGAGGCGACCGCTGTGCTCTCGCACGAGTTCCGCACGCCGGTCGCGGCGCTGCGCGGCGTCCTTGAAGCCCTGGAGTACGACATGCCGCCGGCCCTCGCGCAGAATTTCGTGCGCCAGGGGCTTCAGGAAACGGGGCGCCTCGCCCGACTGGTCGAGGACCTCGCCGTGGGGTTCCGGCCCACGCGGGCGCGCACCCTCCCGCTCGCTGAGGCGTTCGCGCGCGCCGAGCGGCTGCTGAGCGCCGAGGTGACCGGGCGGCAGATCCGGCTGATCTTCGGTCAGGACCACCTCGTGCGGGCCGACCCCGACAAGCTGCTGCAAGTCCTGCTCAATCTGATCGAGAACGCGCTGAAGTACGGCCCCGGCGCCCAGCCCATCGAGGTGGTGACCGCCATGCGCGGCACCTGGGTGGAGGTGGCCGTCCTTGACCTCGGCCCACCGATTCCCGACACGGAGAGCCTCTTCCGGGCCCACACGCGCGGCCAGGGCGCCGCCGGGCAGGGCAGCGGGATGGGGCTCTACATCGTGCGGTCCATCGTGCAGGGCTGGGGCGGGCAGGCCTGGGCCGAGCGCCGGGAGGGGCGCAACGCCTTTTGCTTCACGCTGCCGGGCGTGGGCGGCCTGGGCTGA
- a CDS encoding class I SAM-dependent methyltransferase, whose translation MTGNPEYNDPRLVPLYDLQNRWGADDDFFLTLANEQSESRILDLGCGTGRLTTALARAGHRVTGIEPARASLDVAEQKPGAEAVQWIHGTAEDAPSNAFDLALMTAHVAQIFVEDAAWTEALGHLHRALKPGGRLAFDSRDPAARGWEVWDSGDERELITLPDSQALETWTKVEEVTGDRVTFVGYTRFLASGETVVDRSTLRFRSEAELRRSLGAAGFEINAVYGGWHGEPVGAGCGELVVVARKPQ comes from the coding sequence GTGACCGGCAATCCCGAATACAACGACCCTCGCCTCGTGCCCCTCTACGACCTGCAAAACCGCTGGGGCGCCGACGACGACTTCTTTCTGACGCTGGCGAACGAGCAGTCGGAGAGCCGGATTCTCGACCTCGGCTGCGGCACGGGCCGCCTGACGACCGCCCTGGCAAGGGCCGGGCACCGGGTCACGGGGATCGAGCCCGCCCGCGCCTCGCTGGACGTGGCAGAGCAGAAGCCAGGAGCAGAGGCGGTGCAGTGGATTCACGGCACAGCGGAGGATGCGCCGAGCAATGCGTTCGACCTCGCGCTGATGACCGCGCATGTCGCGCAGATTTTTGTGGAGGACGCGGCGTGGACCGAAGCGCTGGGCCACCTTCACCGCGCCCTGAAGCCCGGCGGACGGCTCGCCTTCGACTCGCGCGATCCGGCGGCGCGGGGCTGGGAGGTCTGGGACTCGGGCGACGAGCGCGAACTCATCACGCTGCCGGACAGTCAGGCGCTGGAAACGTGGACGAAAGTGGAAGAGGTCACCGGGGACCGCGTCACTTTCGTGGGCTACACCCGCTTCCTGGCCTCCGGTGAGACGGTGGTGGACCGCAGCACCCTGCGTTTTCGCAGCGAGGCCGAACTGCGCCGGAGTCTCGGCGCGGCGGGCTTCGAGATAAACGCGGTCTACGGCGGCTGGCACGGCGAACCCGTCGGCGCAGGCTGCGGCGAGCTGGTGGTGGTGGCGAGGAAGCCGCAGTGA
- a CDS encoding AAA family ATPase, with amino-acid sequence MKRVLIVGSPGAGKSTFAKALAARTGLPLVHLDDLYWDKGWQQVERELWLSRLSDALAGERWILDGNFSGTLLRRAYRADTVIFLRPPRWRCLWRAFWRERLGRSPHGGYPPKWPSRALLLDIWQFSPQAEWQLAQLRTVPGLKVVVLRSDQEIEPWLRSGPLIRDRFNSNLCWKSANIGFHRRDPVFLTLALLGFVFDSP; translated from the coding sequence GTGAAGCGCGTCCTGATCGTAGGCAGCCCCGGCGCGGGCAAGAGCACCTTCGCCAAGGCGCTGGCGGCGCGGACGGGGCTGCCTCTGGTGCATCTGGACGACCTGTACTGGGATAAGGGCTGGCAGCAAGTCGAGCGGGAGCTCTGGCTGTCCCGCCTCTCGGACGCGCTGGCGGGTGAGCGCTGGATTCTGGACGGAAACTTTTCAGGTACGTTGCTGCGCCGCGCCTACCGGGCCGATACGGTCATCTTCCTGAGGCCCCCGCGCTGGCGGTGTCTGTGGAGGGCGTTCTGGCGAGAGCGGTTGGGGCGCTCTCCCCACGGCGGGTATCCCCCCAAATGGCCGTCGCGGGCGCTGCTGCTGGACATCTGGCAGTTTTCTCCGCAGGCCGAGTGGCAACTCGCGCAGCTCAGGACGGTGCCGGGGCTGAAAGTGGTGGTCCTGCGAAGCGATCAGGAAATCGAGCCCTGGCTGCGTTCGGGGCCGCTCATACGGGATCGCTTTAATTCCAACCTATGTTGGAAAAGCGCCAACATAGGTTTCCATCGTCGCGATCCCGTTTTTCTTACTCTCGCTCTGCTCGGGTTCGTCTTCGACTCACCTTAA
- a CDS encoding helix-turn-helix transcriptional regulator, with translation MPPTLALDPAMTDAAERPWTFLTNHTHVLLCLAREPDATLRRVAEQVGITERAVQRIVRELEHAGVLTHTRQGRRNVYALNPDFHLRHPLEAHRTIRHLLALLEPEDGGATGDDALA, from the coding sequence GTGCCCCCTACACTCGCTCTGGACCCCGCCATGACCGACGCCGCCGAACGCCCCTGGACTTTTCTGACCAATCACACCCACGTGCTGCTGTGCCTGGCGCGCGAGCCGGACGCTACATTGCGCCGCGTCGCCGAGCAGGTGGGCATCACCGAGCGGGCGGTGCAGCGCATCGTGCGCGAGCTGGAGCACGCGGGCGTCCTGACCCATACCCGGCAGGGACGGCGCAACGTGTACGCCCTGAACCCCGACTTTCACCTGCGCCACCCTTTGGAGGCCCACCGCACCATCCGGCATCTGCTCGCGCTGCTCGAGCCGGAAGACGGCGGCGCGACTGGCGACGATGCTCTAGCCTGA
- a CDS encoding peroxiredoxin, translated as MTSASLNLVGQPAPDFTLPSTLGQDVTLSSYRGQHNVVLVFYPLDFSPVCSMQLPEYSGRQDDFADAGTVVLGINRDSVYAHKAWAAEYGIEVPLLADLRLEVARQYGVAIDERGISGRAVFLIDKEGVVRYQHVEEQTGHYTVRPEAVLAKIREL; from the coding sequence ATGACCTCTGCTTCCCTCAATCTTGTCGGGCAACCGGCGCCGGATTTCACGCTGCCTTCCACGCTCGGGCAGGACGTGACCCTGAGCAGTTACCGCGGCCAGCACAACGTCGTGCTGGTGTTCTATCCGCTCGACTTCAGCCCGGTGTGCTCGATGCAGCTCCCTGAATACTCGGGGCGTCAAGACGACTTCGCCGACGCCGGGACGGTGGTGCTTGGCATCAACCGCGACAGCGTCTACGCGCACAAGGCCTGGGCCGCCGAGTACGGCATCGAGGTGCCGCTGCTCGCCGACCTGCGGCTCGAGGTCGCCCGGCAGTACGGCGTCGCCATCGACGAGCGCGGCATCAGTGGCCGGGCCGTGTTCCTGATCGACAAGGAAGGCGTGGTGCGCTACCAGCACGTCGAGGAGCAGACCGGGCACTACACCGTGCGCCCCGAGGCCGTGCTGGCGAAGATCAGGGAGTTGTAA
- a CDS encoding M20/M25/M40 family metallo-hydrolase — MPLSYLSRIAQTAAPTFHEGQRAALIAGLWQELGYVAEHDAVGNVLVRLAPPGTEDKPALMLAAHLDTVFDHGTDVTVRDEGQRLTGPGVGDNSASLAVITALLRDLHSSPLELRRPLWVAANVGEEGLGDLRGAKHLLAAHRQRLGALIAVDGYLGVAVTRAVGVRRYRAQFLGPGGHSWGDSAPSALHALGTAISGLYGLHLTAHPRTTLNVGLASGGTSINSIAGQAEVLVDLRSLDADVLADLDSRVQGVLNKAARDVGVRLHLERVGDRPGGDLQASSLLALAQTAARESRLELRQASSSTDANAAVPHRLPAIALGVYRGGNAHREDEWVEKRSLEPGLRYLRRVVSLYQNAPGF; from the coding sequence ATGCCGCTCTCTTACCTCTCCCGGATCGCCCAGACGGCGGCGCCCACTTTTCACGAGGGGCAACGGGCCGCCTTGATCGCCGGACTGTGGCAAGAGCTCGGCTACGTGGCCGAGCACGACGCGGTGGGCAATGTCCTGGTGCGGCTGGCGCCCCCGGGCACGGAGGACAAGCCCGCGCTGATGCTCGCCGCGCACCTCGACACCGTGTTTGACCACGGAACCGACGTCACGGTGCGCGACGAGGGCCAGCGCCTGACCGGTCCCGGCGTCGGCGACAACAGCGCCAGCCTCGCGGTCATCACGGCGCTGCTGCGCGACCTGCACTCGTCCCCGCTCGAACTGCGCCGCCCGCTGTGGGTGGCGGCCAACGTGGGTGAGGAGGGGCTGGGCGACCTGCGCGGCGCCAAGCACCTGCTCGCGGCGCACCGGCAGCGGCTCGGGGCCCTGATAGCCGTCGACGGCTACCTCGGCGTGGCGGTCACGAGGGCGGTAGGGGTGCGGCGCTACCGCGCGCAGTTTCTCGGCCCCGGCGGGCACTCGTGGGGCGACTCGGCGCCGAGTGCGCTGCACGCCCTGGGCACAGCGATCAGCGGCCTCTACGGCCTGCATCTGACGGCGCACCCACGCACCACGCTCAATGTGGGCCTCGCCTCGGGCGGCACGAGCATCAACTCGATCGCGGGGCAGGCCGAGGTGCTGGTTGACCTGCGCTCGCTGGACGCCGACGTGCTCGCGGACCTCGACAGCCGCGTGCAGGGCGTGCTGAACAAGGCGGCGCGCGACGTGGGGGTGCGGCTGCACCTGGAGCGGGTGGGGGACCGGCCCGGCGGTGACCTGCAGGCCTCGTCGCTGCTCGCGCTCGCGCAGACGGCGGCCCGCGAGAGCCGGCTGGAGCTGCGCCAGGCGTCGAGCAGCACCGACGCCAACGCCGCCGTGCCCCATCGCCTGCCCGCCATCGCGCTCGGGGTCTACCGGGGCGGCAACGCGCACCGCGAGGACGAGTGGGTGGAGAAACGCAGCCTGGAACCGGGCCTGAGGTACCTGCGCCGGGTGGTCTCGCTTTACCAGAACGCGCCGGGGTTCTAG
- the phoU gene encoding phosphate signaling complex protein PhoU: protein MREALEADLRAVLNGALNMLGTVERMLPVAADVLLHERTERLAEVKALDREVDAQEAQLEAECLRIIALHQPVARDLRLVALILKSLSDVERMGDYVVHVAEDGAELAQAPALKKYVNLARMLERLGEMSQNLRTSLADRDVTRAEATIGMDDEVDELYEQIQRELVTYMLEDPRNISKALMLMRVGRSLERVGDHMENVAERVRYWVTGARE from the coding sequence ATGCGTGAAGCCCTTGAAGCCGATCTGAGAGCCGTTCTCAACGGCGCACTGAACATGCTGGGTACCGTCGAGCGGATGCTGCCGGTCGCCGCCGACGTGCTGCTGCACGAACGCACCGAGCGGCTCGCGGAGGTCAAGGCCCTCGACCGCGAGGTGGACGCGCAGGAGGCGCAGCTCGAGGCCGAGTGTCTCAGGATCATCGCGCTGCACCAGCCCGTGGCGCGCGACCTGCGGCTCGTCGCGCTGATTCTCAAGAGCCTGTCGGATGTCGAGCGCATGGGCGACTACGTGGTGCATGTAGCCGAGGACGGCGCTGAGCTCGCCCAGGCGCCGGCGCTGAAAAAATATGTCAACCTCGCGCGGATGCTTGAGCGCCTGGGCGAGATGAGCCAGAACCTGCGGACCTCGCTCGCCGACCGGGACGTGACCCGCGCCGAGGCCACCATAGGGATGGACGACGAGGTTGACGAGCTCTACGAGCAGATCCAGCGCGAACTCGTCACCTATATGCTCGAAGACCCGCGCAACATCTCCAAGGCGCTGATGCTGATGCGGGTGGGCCGCAGCCTGGAGCGCGTCGGCGACCACATGGAAAACGTGGCCGAGCGCGTGCGCTACTGGGTGACCGGCGCGCGCGAGTAG
- a CDS encoding phospholipase A2, producing the protein MFLVMPLRRRFWQLAVLAFLAALLTACFPATVKPDALAPENLARVQALAWGDVAEYEAQYARYAAGTDPLPGADWYRNGCAHHLTLGFSRDFTPACHQHDFGYRNLRLHAETRTAEHRRFTDEVFLRHMRAACQGLEARQQPACERSAQWHYRITRMFGGLYFTARR; encoded by the coding sequence ATGTTCCTGGTTATGCCCCTTCGGCGCCGCTTCTGGCAGCTCGCCGTCCTGGCCTTCCTCGCCGCCCTGCTCACGGCCTGCTTTCCCGCTACGGTGAAGCCGGACGCCCTGGCCCCGGAGAATTTGGCGCGGGTGCAGGCGCTCGCCTGGGGCGACGTGGCCGAGTATGAGGCGCAGTACGCCCGGTACGCCGCCGGGACGGACCCGCTGCCCGGCGCCGACTGGTACCGCAACGGCTGCGCGCATCACCTGACGCTCGGGTTCAGCCGCGACTTCACGCCTGCCTGTCACCAGCACGACTTCGGCTACCGCAACCTGCGCCTGCACGCCGAGACCCGCACCGCCGAGCACCGCCGCTTCACCGACGAGGTGTTCCTGAGGCACATGCGGGCCGCCTGCCAGGGGCTGGAAGCCCGCCAGCAACCCGCTTGCGAGCGCTCGGCGCAGTGGCATTACCGGATCACCCGAATGTTCGGAGGACTGTACTTCACTGCCCGCCGTTGA
- a CDS encoding carbonic anhydrase, producing MSDSAPDPLPTSLPSDLAADLAADLERRILDAIRRGASMEDIADLRPSRAGGPEEAIRALKDGNARFFSGHASRPEADANQRRAQIMGQTPFAAVLACSDSRVPVEIVFDQGLGDLFVVRVAGNVVGESGLGTLEYATRHLDVHLIVVMGHEGCGAVSSALLPDEILAEEPEHLRRLIARIQPSVRDLPPIRDKKARLREAVLNNVRYQVAYLREQSVIRDAEARGQLRVIGAFYEIGSGAVDFLTEEEDLRP from the coding sequence GTGAGCGATTCCGCCCCTGACCCGCTACCTACCTCCTTGCCTTCCGACCTGGCCGCCGACCTGGCCGCCGACCTGGAGCGGCGCATTCTCGACGCCATTCGCCGGGGCGCAAGCATGGAGGACATCGCCGACCTGCGCCCCAGCCGCGCTGGAGGCCCCGAGGAGGCGATCCGTGCCCTCAAGGACGGCAACGCCCGTTTCTTCTCGGGACACGCGAGCCGCCCCGAGGCCGACGCCAACCAGCGCCGCGCCCAGATCATGGGTCAGACGCCTTTTGCCGCCGTGCTCGCGTGCAGCGACAGCCGGGTGCCGGTCGAGATTGTCTTCGATCAGGGCCTCGGCGACCTGTTTGTCGTGCGGGTGGCCGGCAACGTGGTCGGCGAATCGGGGCTCGGCACGCTGGAATACGCCACCCGGCACCTCGACGTGCACCTGATCGTGGTGATGGGCCACGAGGGCTGCGGCGCGGTGTCGTCGGCGCTGTTGCCCGACGAGATTCTGGCCGAAGAACCCGAGCATCTGCGGCGGCTGATCGCCCGCATCCAGCCGAGTGTGCGCGACCTGCCGCCGATCCGCGACAAGAAAGCGCGGCTGCGCGAGGCGGTGCTCAACAACGTCCGCTACCAGGTCGCCTACCTGCGCGAGCAGTCGGTGATCCGCGACGCCGAGGCGCGGGGGCAACTGCGCGTGATCGGCGCCTTCTACGAGATCGGCTCGGGCGCGGTGGATTTCCTGACCGAAGAAGAAGACCTCAGGCCGTGA